The Corynebacterium poyangense genome includes a window with the following:
- a CDS encoding YbhB/YbcL family Raf kinase inhibitor-like protein, with amino-acid sequence MSYSYAQDSRFPGPDPYAPLKDLPSFPLSSTDITEGEQLPPAQRAPESVSPQLSWSDLPEGTKSLAITCFDPDAPTTSGYWHWAAFNIPADISELPTGAGSQENLGIEGVVTLKGDSGERAYYGSLPPEGHGPHRYLYAVHAVDVEELDIPEDATPTVLGFNLYFHSLGRAVLWAWDEN; translated from the coding sequence ATGAGTTATTCCTATGCACAAGATTCCCGTTTCCCTGGTCCTGACCCTTATGCTCCGTTGAAGGACTTGCCTTCTTTCCCGCTCAGTTCCACAGATATCACCGAGGGTGAACAGCTACCACCAGCGCAGCGGGCACCCGAGTCAGTATCTCCGCAGTTATCATGGTCTGATCTTCCCGAAGGAACGAAATCCCTAGCCATCACGTGTTTTGATCCTGATGCTCCGACGACTTCGGGCTATTGGCATTGGGCAGCGTTTAATATTCCCGCTGATATTTCGGAGCTTCCTACCGGAGCTGGATCCCAAGAGAATTTGGGTATTGAAGGCGTCGTTACTTTGAAAGGAGATTCCGGGGAACGCGCCTATTATGGTTCTTTACCGCCTGAGGGACATGGCCCACACCGTTATCTCTATGCTGTCCACGCTGTTGACGTCGAAGAACTAGACATCCCAGAGGATGCTACACCCACTGTTCTTGGTTTTAATCTGTACTTCCATTCTCTGGGCAGAGCAGTGTTGTGGGCGTGGGATGAAAACTAG
- a CDS encoding ABC transporter ATP-binding protein, whose product MENKKSAFAYDSLPPAGLKKSIRLLKSLETFPTLWWWLGLSLIIFLIQIAIVSSSFFVGKLIDHIGDSGQFQFYLVMMAVTLAIDNIGRGAILPWIFRSKFTRIATELRVKALDSTLHTPVPRLYQIGTGSIITRLTKDIDNAVLTLGDSGERLVVTLLAFPFTLVSLCIISPFYILPFFLFGLAVYIWSKNIVQFIPLVANRMSDSEARRNAFLLDAIRGLSTTKAMGLEEWSEKRTEKSSWQVVHQWYRSNPSFFWVIRRGYFSYFSLLMMVLGLSLLLAYLGWISIGEASTAVVLIVRLEIRIFMLLEFSAELQRAFTSAGRAIALANLSEDIVQPDGVGLPATLKNPDIVIKDLSFSYPSGAEVLSNLNLNLQGGTTTALVGSSGAGKSTLAVLIAGLQYPTAGSITVGGVNINTEANDAWITSHITLISQEVHLFAGTLREDLHMALPGASDVTLIHALSQAGLDPNGPLWHRWLPQGLDTPVGAGSNELAPEVVQVISLARVLLRNPPVLIMDEATSEAGSEHARLLEAAASKAAHGRTSLVVAHRLDQAREADRILVMEAGRIIEDGSHEELINAQGRYAELFSRWQKGDMRH is encoded by the coding sequence ATGGAAAATAAAAAATCTGCCTTTGCCTATGACTCCTTACCGCCAGCTGGATTGAAAAAGAGTATAAGGCTTCTTAAAAGCCTTGAGACTTTCCCGACGTTGTGGTGGTGGCTGGGGCTGAGCCTTATTATCTTCCTCATCCAAATAGCTATTGTCTCAAGCTCCTTTTTTGTGGGCAAGCTCATTGACCACATTGGGGATTCTGGCCAATTTCAGTTCTACCTCGTCATGATGGCGGTGACACTGGCCATCGATAACATCGGGCGCGGAGCGATTCTCCCGTGGATTTTTCGCTCAAAATTCACTCGAATAGCCACTGAGCTCCGTGTTAAAGCACTCGATAGCACTCTTCATACTCCTGTGCCTCGCCTCTACCAAATAGGCACTGGAAGCATTATCACGCGATTAACTAAAGATATTGATAATGCAGTGCTAACTCTGGGTGATTCCGGAGAGCGTCTTGTTGTCACACTTCTCGCTTTTCCGTTTACACTTGTTTCTCTCTGTATTATTAGCCCATTTTATATCCTGCCGTTCTTTCTTTTCGGTTTGGCGGTTTATATTTGGTCAAAAAATATCGTTCAATTTATTCCCTTAGTAGCCAACCGAATGTCTGACTCCGAAGCTCGACGTAATGCTTTTCTGCTCGATGCGATACGCGGCCTATCAACAACTAAAGCGATGGGATTAGAAGAATGGTCGGAAAAACGGACTGAAAAATCCTCCTGGCAGGTAGTTCACCAGTGGTATCGCTCAAACCCCAGTTTCTTCTGGGTGATTAGGCGCGGCTACTTCAGTTATTTTTCTTTGCTCATGATGGTGCTGGGGCTCAGCTTACTTCTGGCCTATCTCGGCTGGATCAGTATTGGCGAAGCATCCACTGCCGTAGTTCTTATAGTTCGTCTGGAAATCCGCATCTTCATGCTCCTTGAATTTTCCGCCGAGCTCCAGCGTGCCTTTACTAGCGCCGGACGAGCCATTGCCCTAGCCAATCTATCTGAAGACATTGTCCAACCAGATGGAGTTGGTCTTCCAGCTACCCTAAAGAATCCCGATATTGTCATCAAGGACCTCTCATTTTCCTACCCCTCAGGAGCTGAAGTTCTTTCCAACCTCAACTTGAACCTCCAGGGAGGCACGACGACGGCCCTCGTTGGGTCAAGCGGTGCCGGCAAATCCACCTTGGCGGTTCTTATCGCCGGCCTACAGTATCCCACTGCAGGAAGCATCACCGTCGGTGGAGTCAACATCAATACCGAGGCCAATGACGCGTGGATCACCAGCCATATCACTCTTATTAGCCAAGAAGTTCATCTTTTTGCTGGAACTCTCCGCGAAGATCTCCACATGGCTTTGCCGGGGGCGAGCGACGTCACTCTTATTCATGCCTTGTCTCAGGCAGGTCTAGACCCGAACGGCCCATTGTGGCATCGATGGCTTCCTCAGGGACTAGATACCCCAGTAGGGGCCGGCTCTAATGAGCTAGCCCCTGAAGTGGTACAAGTCATCTCTTTAGCTCGGGTGCTCTTAAGAAACCCCCCGGTTCTGATCATGGATGAGGCAACCAGCGAAGCGGGGAGTGAACATGCTCGGTTGCTGGAAGCAGCCGCCAGCAAGGCTGCCCATGGTAGGACAAGTTTGGTGGTAGCTCATCGTCTTGATCAGGCACGTGAGGCTGACCGAATTTTGGTTATGGAGGCAGGCCGAATCATCGAAGATGGAAGTCATGAAGAGTTAATTAATGCACAGGGACGCTATGCTGAGCTCTTTAGTCGATGGCAGAAGGGTGACATGAGGCACTAA
- a CDS encoding ABC transporter transmembrane domain-containing protein, whose amino-acid sequence MTIQPPTHQPIRLSSFVPQDPPHDTEVLAHKQWGSPLKTCLLLLISFRWAALGILLGGILTSVFSAMGSKWIGSIIDQFFGTDQPSMIWLPILGVLLAAVMSYYLEVLAISLSSLSEARLVHTLRFFLLHRLHTQKTIDRSPGEILSTLDKDSSTIAKLKQSITFPISMLGYILGITLVLIPIHLGLAIATPVAVALVVVVSAATSRPVAQTMRTFREVEAKSVSLATDLAQGARVVKGLGTVDNAMKRFSAAAADTQKYQLRQIRVQSIISILRQIVGVIGAIFLVVWASYLGMNQEISTGDLLTVYMIVPPGILVTGMSLSNTINSLALAVASAERIIALDQGLNTQDTTITTGEQAPPPGISVWRAKDSDAQRRAHEAADRLTQLPNMTVIRAPHAVHVFEGTLADNVDPTGTLGEERLREALTVASCEDIVTRLGHDPYSGQLGEAGFNLSGGQRQRVALARLVAANPDLLILDDPTTGLDAITLDNVCQAIKEYRGHLSTVVISNSRAWSAIADEIKEF is encoded by the coding sequence ATGACTATCCAACCGCCTACTCATCAACCTATCCGGTTGTCGAGCTTTGTCCCTCAGGACCCTCCCCATGACACCGAAGTTCTCGCGCATAAACAATGGGGTAGTCCGCTAAAAACCTGTCTTCTGTTATTGATTTCTTTTCGCTGGGCTGCGTTAGGAATCCTACTCGGAGGAATCCTTACCTCCGTGTTCTCAGCAATGGGGTCCAAATGGATAGGATCGATAATCGATCAATTCTTTGGAACTGATCAACCCTCGATGATTTGGTTACCTATCCTAGGCGTCCTCCTCGCCGCCGTGATGAGCTACTATTTGGAAGTCCTTGCTATAAGCCTGAGTTCCCTCAGCGAAGCGCGCCTAGTTCACACGCTGCGGTTTTTTCTGCTTCATCGTCTCCATACTCAAAAAACTATTGATCGTTCGCCGGGAGAAATCCTCAGCACCCTTGATAAAGACTCAAGTACTATCGCCAAACTAAAACAAAGCATTACGTTCCCAATTTCCATGTTGGGCTATATACTCGGGATAACCTTGGTCCTGATCCCCATCCATCTTGGGCTTGCTATTGCCACCCCCGTAGCTGTGGCTCTGGTAGTTGTCGTCTCTGCGGCCACCTCACGGCCGGTAGCTCAGACTATGCGAACTTTCCGTGAAGTCGAAGCCAAATCAGTATCGCTAGCAACTGATCTGGCTCAAGGAGCACGAGTGGTCAAGGGACTTGGAACCGTCGACAACGCCATGAAACGTTTTTCTGCGGCTGCTGCAGACACCCAGAAATACCAGCTTCGTCAAATTAGAGTTCAAAGCATCATCAGCATTCTCCGGCAGATTGTCGGGGTGATCGGCGCGATCTTTTTAGTGGTCTGGGCCAGCTACCTTGGGATGAACCAGGAAATCTCCACGGGCGATCTTCTTACTGTGTATATGATCGTTCCCCCGGGAATACTCGTCACGGGAATGTCACTATCCAACACTATTAATAGTCTGGCTTTAGCAGTGGCCTCAGCAGAGCGAATAATCGCTCTAGATCAGGGTTTAAACACTCAAGACACCACTATTACAACGGGTGAACAAGCACCCCCTCCAGGAATATCTGTATGGCGCGCTAAAGATAGCGACGCCCAACGTCGTGCCCATGAAGCCGCTGATCGATTAACGCAATTACCCAATATGACAGTGATTAGGGCGCCACATGCGGTTCACGTTTTTGAAGGAACTCTGGCAGATAACGTAGATCCAACCGGAACGCTAGGGGAGGAGAGGCTAAGAGAGGCCCTCACGGTAGCCTCCTGCGAAGACATTGTGACGCGTTTGGGGCATGACCCCTATTCCGGACAACTCGGTGAGGCGGGTTTCAACCTATCTGGAGGGCAGCGACAGCGGGTCGCCCTTGCTCGGTTAGTCGCTGCTAATCCGGATCTGTTAATTTTGGATGATCCAACCACAGGGCTAGATGCCATTACCTTGGATAATGTCTGCCAGGCAATAAAAGAATATCGTGGACACCTTTCGACGGTGGTGATTAGTAATTCCCGTGCATGGAGTGCAATAGCTGATGAGATAAAGGAGTTTTAG
- a CDS encoding cupin domain-containing protein — protein MTENKDLRTDHGPQPYVLDIEKATLDNENFRDTLWTGKFLQMTVMSIPAGGEIGAEVHEDHDQFLRVEAGKGHVMIGQSEDNLDIDQVVEDDWAIFVPAGKWHNVVNEGNEELKVYSIYAAPDHVPGTIHATKEDADNDPNEQHD, from the coding sequence ATGACTGAGAATAAAGACCTCCGGACTGATCACGGTCCTCAGCCCTATGTGCTGGATATTGAGAAAGCTACCTTGGACAACGAGAATTTCCGCGATACCTTGTGGACCGGGAAATTCCTGCAGATGACTGTGATGAGCATTCCCGCAGGTGGCGAAATTGGGGCCGAAGTCCATGAGGATCATGACCAATTCCTTCGTGTTGAAGCAGGAAAAGGCCACGTCATGATTGGACAGTCCGAAGACAACCTTGACATTGACCAAGTAGTTGAGGATGATTGGGCTATTTTTGTTCCCGCTGGCAAGTGGCACAACGTCGTTAATGAAGGTAACGAGGAGCTCAAAGTTTATTCCATTTATGCCGCTCCAGACCATGTTCCCGGGACCATTCACGCGACCAAGGAAGATGCCGATAACGATCCCAATGAACAGCATGATTAA
- a CDS encoding TVP38/TMEM64 family protein: MNPGSLYDFLRSLFRDSRQAIARWSLARKIIVVSIIVLGITATCFFHIPSLATLRLWATQWGPSFPLIFWLSYIIITQFPIPRTLLTLSSGILFGPFVGIVIALSATATSAALSLSIVRALLGDWIEPRLTHPAVATINARLQQRGWLAVTSLRMIAGVPFSILNYVTALTSIPLVPFIIATFIGSAPGTILTVFLGDTLTGSADPRMVIATTILAMLGLCGLILDSRMAVKAIK; this comes from the coding sequence GTGAATCCAGGTTCGCTGTACGATTTCCTCCGATCACTATTTCGCGACAGTCGGCAAGCTATTGCCCGCTGGTCATTGGCCCGCAAGATAATAGTGGTCTCTATTATTGTGCTCGGAATCACCGCTACCTGCTTCTTCCATATCCCCTCCCTCGCCACATTACGACTCTGGGCAACACAGTGGGGACCAAGTTTTCCGCTCATTTTTTGGCTGAGCTACATCATCATCACTCAATTTCCCATTCCCCGTACACTGCTCACCCTATCCTCGGGAATCCTTTTTGGACCATTTGTGGGAATAGTCATTGCGCTCAGTGCTACGGCAACGTCCGCGGCACTATCACTGTCAATTGTCCGGGCACTCTTAGGCGACTGGATTGAACCTCGACTCACCCATCCCGCGGTAGCTACCATTAACGCCCGACTCCAACAACGTGGTTGGCTAGCGGTTACCTCTCTCCGGATGATTGCCGGAGTGCCCTTTTCCATCTTGAATTATGTTACTGCGCTCACATCTATTCCGCTTGTGCCCTTTATTATCGCTACATTTATTGGTTCAGCACCCGGCACCATTCTTACTGTCTTCCTGGGCGATACCTTAACTGGCTCAGCTGACCCGCGAATGGTTATTGCCACAACAATCTTAGCCATGTTAGGGCTCTGTGGCCTGATTCTGGACTCCCGAATGGCAGTCAAGGCTATAAAATAG
- a CDS encoding MarR family transcriptional regulator: protein MLAVHARYRGRSSRRADLVARSAQALATLPGVGTFDVLGVEDICAVVESPESVCDLVMALLSDGDWAIGIGVLPESNSAATTKSVATGSLPRQARAGIVKATVQDHPKEISTDIEAVFALLGQVLQKRTMEGREATSLVRRGLNQNEAAEALGISKQAVSQRLQAAGWQAETAGWQLAVNLLKRADRPSP, encoded by the coding sequence ATGCTGGCCGTACATGCCCGATACCGAGGCCGTTCTTCACGTCGCGCTGATCTTGTTGCTCGATCAGCCCAGGCCTTAGCAACACTCCCCGGCGTCGGTACGTTCGACGTCCTCGGGGTGGAAGATATTTGCGCTGTTGTGGAATCGCCAGAATCTGTTTGTGATCTTGTCATGGCTCTTCTCTCCGATGGTGATTGGGCAATTGGGATAGGAGTGCTCCCAGAAAGTAACTCCGCTGCGACGACAAAATCAGTAGCTACCGGTTCTTTACCACGCCAAGCTCGGGCAGGAATAGTAAAAGCGACTGTCCAAGATCACCCCAAAGAGATTTCTACGGATATTGAAGCGGTATTTGCTCTATTGGGACAAGTGCTCCAGAAAAGAACAATGGAAGGGCGGGAAGCGACCTCCTTAGTCCGGAGAGGACTTAATCAAAATGAAGCAGCCGAAGCTTTGGGCATCTCTAAACAAGCAGTAAGCCAGCGTCTTCAGGCCGCCGGGTGGCAAGCTGAAACCGCTGGCTGGCAACTAGCCGTAAATTTACTTAAGCGTGCTGATCGTCCGAGTCCGTAA
- a CDS encoding SPFH domain-containing protein, producing MDIFGLSFILVALVFIVLLVLKSIALIPQGEAAIIERLGRYTRTVSGGITLLVPFIDRVRAKVDTRERVVSFPPQAVITQDNLTVAIDIVVTFQINDAARAIYGVDNYIVGVEQISVATLRDVVGGMTLEETLTSREVINRRLRGELDAATGKWGLRISRVELKAIDPPPSIQQSMEMQMKADREKRAMILTAEGRRESDIKTAEGEKQARILSAEGEKHAAILAAEAERQAMILRAEGQRASRYLEAQGEARAIQKVNAAIKSSQLTPEVLAFQYLDKLPKLADGNASTMWMIPSQFGDSLEQFAKAFAKKDEDGIFRYEPSRVDQETKDLAEEGDIDEWFRANTNPEIAKAVAAANAVAQKPVDPEPESPVIPKAAPSSPVEEFTPAFDNQEFSQLGQPGFTDSDDQHA from the coding sequence ATGGATATATTTGGGCTTTCTTTCATCCTGGTTGCTCTTGTTTTTATAGTGCTTTTGGTCTTAAAGTCCATTGCACTCATACCCCAGGGTGAAGCCGCCATTATCGAGAGATTAGGTCGCTATACCCGGACGGTCTCCGGGGGAATCACCCTATTAGTTCCCTTTATCGATCGGGTTCGCGCCAAAGTTGATACCCGGGAAAGAGTCGTGTCCTTCCCTCCACAAGCTGTCATCACACAAGACAACCTCACTGTGGCAATCGATATTGTGGTCACGTTCCAAATTAACGACGCCGCCCGTGCCATTTATGGGGTTGACAACTATATTGTCGGTGTTGAACAGATCTCCGTTGCGACGCTGCGTGACGTGGTCGGTGGTATGACCCTAGAAGAAACTCTCACCTCTCGGGAAGTAATTAATCGGAGGTTGCGTGGTGAATTAGATGCAGCGACGGGTAAGTGGGGGCTTCGGATTAGCCGCGTGGAGCTTAAAGCCATTGATCCGCCGCCATCGATTCAGCAATCGATGGAGATGCAAATGAAGGCGGATCGGGAAAAGCGGGCGATGATTCTTACCGCTGAAGGGCGTCGAGAGTCAGATATTAAGACCGCTGAAGGTGAAAAACAAGCCAGAATTCTTTCTGCTGAGGGAGAGAAACACGCAGCTATTTTGGCGGCAGAGGCGGAGCGCCAGGCAATGATTCTACGTGCCGAAGGTCAACGAGCTTCGCGGTATCTTGAGGCTCAAGGTGAAGCGAGGGCAATCCAAAAGGTCAATGCTGCGATCAAGTCTTCCCAGCTCACGCCGGAAGTACTTGCGTTCCAATATCTTGACAAGCTTCCGAAGTTGGCCGACGGCAATGCCAGTACCATGTGGATGATCCCCAGCCAGTTTGGCGATTCTTTGGAACAGTTTGCTAAAGCCTTTGCTAAAAAAGACGAGGACGGCATCTTCCGGTATGAGCCATCACGCGTCGATCAGGAGACTAAGGATCTAGCTGAGGAAGGCGATATCGACGAGTGGTTTAGAGCAAACACTAATCCGGAGATCGCAAAAGCTGTGGCGGCTGCCAATGCGGTAGCTCAAAAACCCGTTGATCCAGAACCTGAATCACCGGTGATACCTAAAGCGGCGCCTAGCTCCCCGGTTGAGGAGTTTACCCCGGCCTTCGATAATCAGGAGTTCTCCCAACTAGGGCAACCAGGATTTACGGACTCGGACGATCAGCACGCTTAA
- a CDS encoding NfeD family protein: MAALLWLIASFVLAGLELLAGEFTLLMLAGGALAAAGASFLGASIWFALLIFALVSLGLIVFLRPLLRKRAQSPLILDTSVQALVGQHAEVLEEVGLGGQVRLDGSIWSARSLNPSHTFSAGEVVNVVSIDGSTAIVWKES; encoded by the coding sequence GTGGCTGCTTTACTTTGGTTAATTGCTTCTTTTGTTCTTGCTGGACTTGAATTGCTTGCGGGAGAATTCACCTTACTCATGTTGGCGGGAGGCGCCTTGGCAGCCGCAGGGGCATCATTCCTCGGGGCCTCCATTTGGTTTGCCTTATTAATCTTTGCCCTGGTCTCCCTAGGGCTTATTGTCTTCTTGCGTCCGTTGTTAAGAAAACGAGCTCAAAGTCCCCTGATCCTGGACACCTCTGTGCAAGCGTTGGTGGGACAACATGCCGAAGTACTAGAGGAGGTTGGGCTGGGTGGCCAAGTTCGTCTTGACGGTTCCATTTGGTCTGCCCGGAGCCTCAACCCATCCCACACATTCTCTGCCGGAGAGGTAGTTAACGTCGTCAGCATTGATGGTTCAACAGCTATTGTTTGGAAGGAAAGTTAA
- a CDS encoding DUF3097 domain-containing protein: MNSDPYSTDIFSGHARRKPVQYPTLPAEPGLVVEVRATGDVGEIINCERTYDGDFVRLEDRRRNQRLFKLRPGAFLFEGKPVTLTRWVESAPPQRTHSNSGSRYVHDYQTQVARPSRIWVEGVHDAAIVEKVWGHDLRVEGVVVEYLEGLDHLPSRLAEFRPEPGRRVGVLADHLIQGSKETRLTQQVGKDVLVTGHPYIDIWQAVKPQSIGISGWPDVPYGEDWKAGVCRRLGWAHPQEGWHRVYNAVKTFRDLDSSLIGAVERLVDFVTVPELTKEDLA, translated from the coding sequence ATGAATTCTGATCCCTACAGCACTGATATTTTTTCCGGCCATGCTCGACGCAAGCCTGTTCAATATCCCACCCTTCCGGCTGAACCCGGTCTGGTAGTGGAAGTGCGAGCAACCGGCGACGTAGGAGAAATCATCAACTGTGAGCGCACCTATGATGGAGACTTCGTCCGCTTAGAGGATCGACGGCGAAACCAACGCCTTTTTAAGCTAAGACCTGGAGCCTTCCTTTTCGAAGGTAAACCGGTCACGCTAACGCGATGGGTGGAATCAGCCCCACCACAACGAACTCACTCCAATTCAGGGTCTCGTTATGTCCATGACTACCAAACCCAAGTTGCTCGGCCCTCCCGGATTTGGGTAGAGGGGGTTCATGATGCCGCCATTGTGGAAAAGGTCTGGGGACATGATCTGCGTGTTGAAGGCGTAGTCGTCGAATATTTAGAGGGGCTTGACCATCTTCCATCTCGGTTAGCGGAATTTCGTCCTGAGCCTGGGCGTCGGGTGGGTGTTTTAGCTGACCATCTTATTCAAGGCTCCAAGGAGACTCGGTTAACGCAGCAGGTGGGAAAGGATGTTTTAGTAACCGGGCATCCCTACATCGATATTTGGCAAGCAGTCAAACCCCAAAGCATCGGTATATCTGGCTGGCCCGATGTTCCTTATGGGGAAGATTGGAAAGCTGGAGTGTGCCGACGTCTCGGATGGGCACATCCTCAAGAAGGATGGCACCGAGTTTATAACGCGGTAAAAACATTTCGGGATTTGGATTCTTCATTGATTGGTGCGGTAGAAAGACTGGTGGATTTTGTTACTGTCCCGGAACTAACAAAGGAGGATTTAGCGTGA
- a CDS encoding ferrochelatase, which produces MTHSPSTDYDALLLLSFGGPEGPDDVIPFLENVTRGRGIPRERLEEVGEHYFHFDGVSPLNQLNQEIISHLEEELHERGRNVPIYFGNRNWHPFATEAAEQMARDGVRRVLVFATSAWGGYSACRQYDDDIVRMKKHLADCGLADIQFRKLRQFFDHPRFIKAQVDAISGAYQNLGHDCPAQTDPHLTRLIFSAHSIPTAVDQAAGGKDEPHLYSRQIHESARLIAQELGVTDYDVAWQSRSGSPQIPWLEPDIVDHVHHCHEKYPLREVVVCPLGFLSDHMEVIWDLDTELVTAAQELGVAVSRADTIGSTKEFTLLLADLIDEIISGTPPQHLSSLGLRGDTTDGQPCQHDCCLMRRPR; this is translated from the coding sequence ATGACTCACAGCCCCAGCACCGATTATGATGCTTTGCTTCTGTTATCTTTTGGCGGTCCCGAAGGCCCCGATGATGTTATTCCTTTCTTGGAAAACGTTACTCGGGGACGGGGAATCCCTCGCGAGCGGCTAGAGGAAGTAGGAGAGCATTATTTCCACTTCGACGGGGTGAGTCCACTTAATCAGCTTAATCAGGAGATTATTTCTCACCTTGAAGAAGAACTTCACGAACGCGGCAGAAATGTGCCGATTTACTTCGGGAATCGTAACTGGCACCCATTTGCCACAGAGGCTGCTGAACAGATGGCGCGCGATGGTGTCCGTCGAGTTTTAGTTTTTGCCACCTCTGCCTGGGGTGGATATTCCGCTTGCCGACAATATGATGACGATATTGTTCGCATGAAAAAGCATTTAGCTGATTGCGGTTTAGCGGATATCCAGTTTCGGAAACTCCGGCAATTCTTTGATCACCCGCGTTTTATTAAAGCTCAGGTCGATGCCATTAGCGGCGCTTATCAGAACCTGGGGCATGACTGTCCGGCACAAACTGATCCGCACCTGACCCGGTTAATCTTTAGTGCCCACTCTATTCCTACCGCCGTTGATCAGGCTGCAGGTGGAAAGGATGAACCGCACCTGTATTCTCGTCAGATCCACGAGTCTGCTCGCCTCATCGCTCAGGAATTAGGGGTAACCGACTACGATGTGGCCTGGCAGTCACGCTCCGGAAGCCCCCAGATTCCCTGGCTAGAGCCTGACATCGTGGATCATGTTCACCATTGTCACGAAAAATACCCTCTGCGCGAGGTTGTAGTCTGCCCGCTCGGCTTCCTCTCGGATCATATGGAAGTGATCTGGGATTTAGACACCGAGTTAGTGACCGCCGCCCAGGAACTCGGAGTAGCGGTGTCGCGCGCAGACACCATCGGATCAACCAAGGAATTTACTCTGCTTTTAGCGGATCTGATCGATGAGATCATCAGCGGAACTCCGCCGCAGCACCTCAGCTCCCTCGGTCTTCGCGGTGACACCACGGACGGACAGCCCTGCCAGCATGATTGTTGCCTCATGAGGCGCCCGCGCTAG